The following are encoded together in the Drosophila sechellia strain sech25 chromosome 3R, ASM438219v1, whole genome shotgun sequence genome:
- the LOC6606171 gene encoding methyltransferase-like protein 23 encodes MRFHMKSGSEDNDIVAATATAEHIRKFVFSGSPAERLEIKIPELLQGAYSFYTWPCAPILAHFLWERRQTLAGKRILELGSGTALPGILAAKCRAQVVLTDNCILPKSLAHIRKSCLANQLQPGVDIDVVGLSWGLLLNSVFRLPPLDLIIAADCFYDPSVFEDIVVTVAFLLERNAGAKFIFTYQERSADWSIEALLKKWKLQALPISMEDIGKESGVDMLEFMGGHTIHLLEITRIESDGSINTT; translated from the exons ATGCGTTTCCACATGAAGAGCGGCAGCGAGGACAATGACATTGTGGCGGCCACAGCCACTGCCGAGCATATCCGCAAGTTTGTCTTCAGCGGATCACCCGCCGAGCGACTTGAGATCAAAATACCTGAG CTGCTTCAGGGAGCCTACTCCTTCTACACATGGCCCTGCGCACCAATTTTAGCCCACTTCCTGTGGGAGCGCAGACAGACACTGGCGGGCAAGCGCATCCTGGAGCTAGGGAGCGGCACCGCCCTGCCTGGCATCCTGGCGGCCAAGTGCCGCGCCCAAGTTGTTCTTACTGACAACTGCATTCTGCCCAAGTCCCTGGCCCATATCCGAAAGTCCTGCCTGGCCAATCAACTGCAGCCGGGGGTTGACATCGATGTGGTGGGCCTGAGTTGGGGCCTGCTGCTAAACAGCGTGTTCCGTCTGCCGCCTCTGGACCTTATCATTGCAGCAGACTGCTTCTACGATCCCAGCGTGTTCGAGGATATCGTGGTCACAGTCGCCTTTCTGCTGGAGCGAAATGCCGGGGCCAAATTTATATTCACATACCAAGAGCGGAGCGCCGACTGGTCTATCGAGGCGCTGCTCAAGAAGTGGAAGCTGCAGGCTTTACCCATTAGCATGGAGGACATTGGCAAGGAGTCTGGAGTGGATATGCTGGAGTTTATGGGCGGACACACCATTCATCTTCTGGAGATCACGCGCATCGAAAGCGATGGCTCAATAAATACAACATAA
- the LOC6606172 gene encoding inhibitor of nuclear factor kappa-B kinase subunit beta, whose product MSSVNKIKLNEINKMDSCGNWERCGNLGQGGFGQVIHWRNRTTGREIATKHFKVLESLGADQQVKFSERWNKELNWSRQFKSPHIVAGVILDNEDPDFLKYLNDMHSVELPVIVLEYCNGGDVRKRLQSPENANGLTEFEVRQILAALRQALHFLHSVCGICHRDLKPDNIVIQRGVDGKKVYKLTDFGLARGTPDQTMVQSVVGTRHYFAPEVVEKGFYNSTVDFWSFGVIAYELVTGELPFIPHQNLKNIVVNLIKKPAGCIAITEDPEDNTRFVNQFKLPQEHHLSRPWAAEFTKWLRSPLNSNYKERGLLAANEVPVVFDDLDKILNMNVLTIFAVNHCKRLEYAVSAEMTMKDLIGLIVRDTGMDEKELYFVLPTSHPNKTVTPESKPLQLYVEEWSDTSKDSRKWTKCSNPPVMLYIFQVKKECDYNAPEPILSILARKFIANKFKTAERWLQNRVVLDMLYVLTKEQARYEMLVSGINERALSLEDEMMENSFNIDSIDKQRIIISFACDQLKSLLKEAQAKIPSRQLISSAQLEKLNRNYEIIIQSAKSIKSYLESCLREAKVMVKTTNQLRKEVCGKDLFDCTRFYKEYVCNGAVISPSELNNVAEQFASTRFKLYKKGEARNLSKSIDHMHCLYFKTKESIPVLEQQFCDIKEEIFQLNLQMLMPASNTQPPKLELSAALDRLAISSGSTSSDPFDSLRTINAIEAAERINNMLVHEMKIDHY is encoded by the exons ATGAGCTccgtaaataaaataaagctaaaCGAGATCAACAAGATGGACTCCTGTGGAAACTGGGAGCGGTGCGGGAATTTGGGACAGGGCGGATTCGGCCAGGTTATCCATTGGCGAAACCGGACTACGGGCCGTGAAATTG CCACCAAACACTTCAAGGTGTTGGAGTCTCTGGGCGCCGATCAGCAAGTAAAGTTCAGCGAGCGTTGGAACAAGGAGCTGAACTGGTCTCGTCAGTTTAAAAGTCCCCATATTGTGGCTGGCGTGATCCTGGACAACGAGGATCCGGACTTTTTGAAGTACCTGAATGACATGCACAGTGTTGAGTTACCTGTGATTGTGCTGGAATACTGTAACGGTGGAGACGTGAGGAAGCGTCTACAGAGCCCGGAGAATGCTAATGGTCTGACGGAGTTCGAGGTGCGGCAGATCCTGGCAGCTCTACGTCAGGCCCTACATTTTCTGCACTCGGTGTGTGGGATTTGCCACCGCGATTTGAAGCCGGACAATATAGTAATCCAACGAGGAGTTGATGGCAAGAAAGTCTATAAGCTAACCGATTTCGGACTCGCTCGAGGAACTCCCGACCAGACCATGGTGCAGAGCGTGGTGGGCACCCGACATTACTTCGCCCCAGAAGTGGTAGAAAAGGGTTTTTACAACTCGACCGTGGATTTCTGGTCATTCGGAGTAATTGCCTATGAGCTGGTCACTGGTGAACTGCCCTTCATCCCCCATCAAAACCTTAAAAACATTGTAGTCAATCTGATAAAAAAGCCTGCCGGATGCATTGCTATCACAGAGGATCCGGAGGATAATACTCGTTTCGTGAATCAGTTTAAACTGCCACAGGAGCACCATCTGTCGCGGCCCTGGGCTGCTGAGTTCACAAAATGGCTGCGCAGTCCGCTAAACTCAAACTACAAGGAACGCGGTCTACTAGCAGCTAATGAAGTTCCAGTCGTCTTCGATGACCTGGACAAAATACTCAATATGAATGTGCTAACTATTTTTGCTGTTAACCACTGCAAACGACTTGAGTATGCGGTCTCTGCGGAGATGACTATGAAGGATCTAATTGGCTTGATTGTCCGGGACACCGGAATGGACGAAAAGGAACTGTACTTCGTACTGCCCACTTCCCATCCGAACAAAACGGTTACGCCCGAAAGTAAGCCTTTGCAGCTGTATGTGGAGGAGTGGAGTGACACAAGCAAAGATTCACGAAAGTGGACTAAGTGCAGCAATCCACCTGTGATGTTGTACATCTTCCAGGTCAAGAAAGAGTGTGACTACAATGCACCTGAACCCATTCTATCAATTCTTGCTCGAAAGTTTATCGCTAACAAATTTAAGACGGCGGAAAGATGGCTGCAAAACCGTGTTGTCTTGGATATGCTCTACGTGCTTACCAAGGAGCAAGCAAGATACGAAATGCTCGTGTCAGGAATAAACGAGCGTGCGCTGTCGTTGGAAGACGAAATGATGGAAAATTCGTTCAACATAGACAGCATCGATAAGCAGCGTATCATAATCTCCTTTGCCTGTGATCAGCTAAAAAGTTTGCTAAAAGAAGCCCAAGCAAAGATTCCGTCCCGTCAG cttaTCAGCAGTGCACAGTTGGAGAAGCTTAACCGAAATTATGAAATCATTATACAAAGCGCGAAATCAATTAAGTCTTACTTGGAATCCTGCTTGCGTGAAGCCAAGGTCATGGTTAAAACCACCAATCAACTACGGAAAGAAGTTTGCGGGAAAGACCTATTCGATTG CACTCGATTTTATAAGGAATACGTCTGCAATGGTGCGGTAATTTCGCCATCAGAGTTGAATAATGTCGCCGAGCAATTCGCAAGCACTCGTTTCAAGTTATATAAAAAGGGCGAGGCTAGAAATCTGTCCAAGTCTATCGATCACATGCACTGCTTATATTTTAAGACCAAGGAGTCCATCCCGGTCCTTGAACAACAATTTTGCGACATTAAGGAGGAGATATTTCAGCTTAACTTGCAGATGTTGATGCCAGCCTCCAACACACAACCTCCAAAGCTTGAGCTAAGCGCAGCGTTGGACCGCCTAGCTATAAGCTCTGGCTCAACCAGCTCGGATCCATTTGACTCTCTACGCACGATAAACGCCATCGAAGCGGCAGAAAGGATTAACAACAT GCTTGTTcatgaaatgaaaattgatCACTATTAG
- the LOC6606173 gene encoding protein takeout: protein MNQYCLTGLLLVLGVVLHIEWATAKPPNKMPDQLPSFLKVCHRNAPDLDTCVRESYEELRPRLIEGIPELYIPAMEPLVVPQVKMDQDSGAIYLHSVYRNVKVTGISKHTVNELRLEPSKLKFILSLTFPKLHMESDYSIKGKIMMMPLLGDGHCNVDLVNITMRTELIGQEYKKNGANFLKINTVKVKYELSDVHIHLDNLFNGDKALGDRMNEFLNENWKALAEEVRPLMTKALVDILRASVDKLFASFSYDHLLPK from the exons ATGAACCAATACTGTTTGACGGGCTTGCTTTTGGTCCTAGGAGTAGTACTACATATAGAGTGGGCAACAGCCAAACCTCCAAACAAAATGCCGGATCAGCTGC CTTCCTTTCTTAAGGTATGCCATCGCAATGCACCTGACCTAGACACCTGCGTTAGAGAATCCTATGAGGAACTGCGTCCACGGCTTATAGAAGGTATACCAGAGCTATATATACCTGCCATGGAGCCGCTGGTTGTTCCCCAGGTCAAGATGGACCAGGACTCCGGGGCCATCTACTTGCACTCAGTGTACCGAAACGTCAAAGTCACAGGCATCTCAAAGCACACGGTCAATGAGCTGCGTCTGGAGCCTTCAAAACTCAAGTTCATTTTGTCTTTGACTTTCCCAAAGCTGCATATGGAATCGGACTACAGCATTAAG GGAAAAATTATGATGATGCCACTTTTGGGCGATGGCCACTGCAATGTGGATCTCG TTAACATCACCATGCGAACCGAGCTGATTGGACAGGAGTACAAAAAGAATGGAGCCAACTTTTTGAAGATCAACACTGTGAAAGTTAAGTACGAGCTATCTGATGTCCACATTCATCTGGATAACCTTTTCAACGGGGACAAAGCTTTGGGCGATCGCATGAACGAGTTCCTCAACGAGAACTGGAAGGCACTGGCCGAGGAAGTGCGTCCGTTGATGACCAAGGCGCTGGTGGACATTTTGAGGGCCTCCGTGGATAAATTGTTTGCTTCTTTTAGCTACGATCATCTGCTTCCCAAGTAA